A single window of Micrococcaceae bacterium Sec5.1 DNA harbors:
- the mtrA gene encoding MtrAB system response regulator MtrA, with product MKARILVVDDDEALAEMIGIVLRNDGFEPVFCADGGQALEVFRSSKPDLVLLDLMLPGSDGIEVCRQIRGESDVPIVMLTAKSDTSDVVRGLESGADDYVPKPFKPAELVARVRARLRPGEQKAPETLRIADVTIDVAGHLVTRGGERISLTPLEFDLLVALARKPWQVFTRELLLEQVWGYRHAADTRLVNVHVQRLRSKIERDPEAPEVVLTVRGVGYKAGS from the coding sequence ATGAAGGCACGCATTCTGGTAGTTGACGACGACGAAGCGCTCGCAGAGATGATTGGTATTGTCCTGCGCAATGATGGCTTCGAGCCGGTATTCTGCGCAGACGGCGGCCAGGCTCTTGAAGTGTTCCGTTCGTCCAAGCCCGATTTGGTCCTCTTGGATCTCATGCTTCCGGGTTCGGATGGCATCGAAGTTTGTCGGCAGATTCGTGGAGAATCGGACGTTCCCATCGTCATGCTCACCGCAAAATCGGACACCTCGGATGTTGTCCGCGGGCTTGAATCCGGTGCTGACGACTACGTGCCCAAGCCTTTTAAACCCGCTGAACTCGTGGCGCGAGTCCGTGCACGCCTTCGGCCGGGCGAACAAAAGGCGCCTGAAACCTTGCGGATTGCTGATGTAACCATCGACGTCGCCGGGCACCTGGTCACCCGCGGTGGAGAGCGAATCTCGCTTACACCGTTGGAGTTCGACCTCCTGGTAGCACTGGCCCGCAAGCCGTGGCAGGTCTTCACGCGCGAACTTTTGCTTGAACAGGTATGGGGATACCGCCATGCCGCGGACACCCGGTTGGTCAATGTCCACGTTCAGCGTTTGCGCTCCAAGATTGAACGGGATCCGGAAGCGCCCGAAGTTGTATTGACGGTGCGTGGTGTCGGGTATAAAGCAGGTTCCTGA
- a CDS encoding DUF4350 domain-containing protein gives MTLQEQVPEALQEGTPPPRRTSAMWSWFRKHLVWIALGVVFAAFVTFLAVERFSAPNDSRALSTRNPAPDGAMALAEILGRHGVVITPTDTLEDTLTAISDDTHTTVLLYDPRGFLDRSQLEDLRSEAGRLVVVAPRLRTLNGLEPGIRPGGVVPEATKILEPGCGQEDAERAGAVAAQGAVYLGPVICYATRSDGPGLYVASADGRVVVLGSTELLENQHLAAEGNAALAIRTLGGAPDLVWYTPGLTDVASDRSAPTLNELAPAWLAFAGPWLGVVAILAILWRGRRLGPLVFEPLPVVVKAAETAEGRARLYQDSRAVEPAADNLRAGTLARLAKHFNLGTDATAEVIVDAVARRLGRQAPAIRWSLIDSKPQTEGQLVQWAQQIERIEQEATAR, from the coding sequence ATGACCCTCCAGGAACAGGTGCCTGAAGCTTTGCAGGAAGGAACTCCTCCTCCACGGCGGACCAGCGCCATGTGGAGTTGGTTCCGAAAGCACCTGGTTTGGATTGCGCTGGGCGTAGTGTTTGCCGCGTTCGTGACGTTCCTGGCAGTGGAGCGGTTCTCGGCGCCCAACGACTCCCGGGCCTTGTCTACCCGTAATCCCGCTCCCGACGGGGCCATGGCGTTGGCCGAAATACTGGGGCGCCACGGTGTTGTCATAACTCCCACCGATACCCTCGAAGACACCTTGACAGCCATTTCCGACGACACCCATACCACCGTGCTGCTCTATGACCCCCGCGGTTTCCTGGACAGGTCGCAGTTGGAAGATCTCAGGTCCGAGGCCGGCCGGTTAGTGGTGGTCGCACCACGACTACGCACGCTGAACGGCCTTGAGCCGGGCATCCGTCCCGGCGGAGTGGTTCCCGAAGCAACGAAAATCCTTGAACCTGGCTGCGGCCAGGAAGACGCAGAGCGGGCGGGAGCCGTTGCAGCACAAGGAGCCGTCTACCTGGGTCCCGTAATTTGCTACGCCACCCGCAGCGATGGACCTGGACTTTATGTGGCCTCGGCGGATGGGCGCGTGGTGGTGCTGGGGAGCACTGAGTTGCTGGAAAACCAACACCTCGCTGCCGAAGGCAACGCAGCATTGGCCATCCGGACCTTGGGAGGCGCGCCCGACTTGGTCTGGTACACACCAGGCCTCACGGATGTAGCGTCCGATAGATCCGCCCCGACGCTGAACGAACTTGCACCTGCATGGCTGGCGTTTGCGGGCCCATGGCTGGGTGTCGTAGCCATCCTTGCCATTCTCTGGCGCGGACGACGCTTGGGACCGTTGGTCTTTGAACCGCTTCCCGTGGTGGTAAAGGCAGCCGAAACGGCCGAAGGCCGTGCACGTCTCTATCAGGATTCACGTGCCGTTGAACCCGCGGCCGACAATTTGCGGGCAGGAACCCTCGCCCGGTTGGCCAAGCATTTCAATCTGGGGACCGACGCCACCGCGGAAGTCATCGTCGACGCCGTGGCCCGGCGCCTTGGACGGCAAGCACCGGCGATCCGGTGGTCGTTAATTGATTCCAAGCCGCAGACAGAAGGACAACTGGTGCAGTGGGCACAACAGATCGAACGAATCGAACAGGAGGCGACGGCCCGATGA
- a CDS encoding chorismate mutase, with product MTEQNNALPEDDDSFNPSASSLAGQVDRGVMDELLSIRSSIDNIDATLVFLLAERFKATQKVGILKATHKLPAGDPGREAAQIARLRRLAEDAHLDPAFAEKFLNFIISEVIRHHEAIAEDHQISSRQA from the coding sequence ATGACCGAGCAGAACAATGCCCTCCCCGAAGACGACGATTCCTTCAACCCGTCAGCGAGTTCCCTCGCGGGCCAGGTGGATCGCGGCGTCATGGATGAGCTGCTCTCCATCCGGTCCAGCATCGACAACATTGATGCCACACTCGTTTTCCTGCTCGCGGAACGCTTCAAGGCCACCCAGAAAGTAGGGATCCTGAAGGCCACGCACAAGCTTCCCGCGGGCGACCCCGGACGGGAAGCAGCCCAGATCGCCCGGCTTCGCCGCCTGGCCGAGGACGCGCATCTTGACCCCGCATTTGCCGAGAAGTTCCTGAATTTCATCATCAGTGAAGTGATCCGCCATCACGAGGCCATCGCAGAGGATCACCAGATCTCCAGCCGGCAGGCCTGA
- a CDS encoding NAD(P)-binding domain-containing protein, producing MKIAVLGTGMVGHALAGKLVLLGHEVMMGSRESGNPKGEEWAQQAGPRAHAGSFAEACAQSELIINATPGTVSLAVLAEAGEANINGKILLDVANALDGSAGFPPSLTICNTDSIAETIQRTYPEVRVVKSLNTVSAPVMVDPGRLPGPHDMFMAGNDADAKTTVSGLLQEFGWAPEHIRDLGGLEAARGMEMWLPLWLRIFMQQPKGKMFNIAIVSE from the coding sequence ATGAAAATCGCTGTTCTGGGAACAGGAATGGTGGGCCACGCCCTCGCTGGCAAGTTGGTGTTGCTGGGCCACGAGGTCATGATGGGTTCCCGTGAATCAGGCAATCCCAAGGGCGAGGAATGGGCGCAGCAGGCTGGTCCACGCGCCCATGCCGGCTCTTTCGCGGAAGCGTGCGCCCAGTCCGAGCTGATCATCAACGCCACACCCGGTACGGTCAGCCTGGCGGTCCTCGCTGAAGCCGGCGAGGCCAACATCAACGGCAAAATCCTGTTGGATGTGGCAAATGCCCTTGATGGATCCGCCGGCTTCCCGCCATCTCTCACCATCTGCAACACCGACAGCATCGCCGAGACCATTCAACGGACCTACCCCGAGGTACGGGTAGTGAAATCCCTTAACACAGTCAGCGCCCCCGTGATGGTGGATCCAGGGCGCCTTCCGGGCCCACATGACATGTTTATGGCCGGAAACGACGCGGATGCCAAAACCACAGTGTCAGGCCTGCTGCAGGAGTTTGGTTGGGCACCCGAGCACATCAGGGACCTTGGTGGACTCGAGGCTGCCCGCGGCATGGAAATGTGGCTGCCCTTGTGGCTAAGGATCTTCATGCAGCAGCCAAAGGGAAAGATGTTCAACATCGCCATCGTCTCGGAATAG
- a CDS encoding ABC transporter ATP-binding protein encodes MTTNLGNISDAGATGEPVLTIDRLKVTFATDSGDVYAVKDVSLDVKAGEVVAIVGESGSGKTVTAKTILGLLPETAISSGAVVINGNNVISVSKSALRKIRGRDVAMVFQEPSTALNPVFTVGWQIAEGIRAHAKDGHRVSAKEAKERATEALRKVGIPDPETRVNYYPHQFSGGQKQRVVIAAALALNPGLIVADEPTTALDVTVQAEILQLLRDLRDNYGTSIVLITHNMGVVADLADRVVVMYQGDVVEEASSRVLFAEPKQDYTKKLLAAVPHLGRNSASEGARGRLHQDGKILVEAKNLTIEYPGRFGRHGFKAVDNVSFTVSENEVFGLVGESGSGKSTIGRAIAGLNRTTGGSLKVLGYEMLDFKERTFRPLRKEIGFVFQDPAASFNPHLTIGECVAEPLIIHTKPSAAEARKKVGELLESVQLPASYAQRYPHELSGGQRQRASLARSLALNPRLLIADEPTSALDVSVQAKVLDLFKDIQEQFGFAALFISHDLAVVDMLSHWVGVLYKGQLVEQGIGNHVMGSPQHDYTKRLIASLPVPDPDEQARRREAHRALLGG; translated from the coding sequence ATGACCACCAACCTCGGAAACATTTCCGATGCCGGGGCCACCGGTGAACCGGTCCTCACCATTGACCGGCTCAAAGTCACCTTCGCCACAGACAGCGGGGATGTCTATGCGGTGAAGGATGTCAGCCTGGACGTCAAAGCCGGGGAAGTAGTGGCGATCGTGGGGGAGTCCGGCTCCGGGAAGACCGTGACGGCCAAGACCATCCTTGGCCTGCTTCCGGAAACTGCCATCAGCTCCGGCGCGGTGGTGATCAATGGCAACAACGTGATCAGCGTCAGCAAATCCGCACTACGAAAGATCCGTGGCCGCGACGTAGCCATGGTCTTCCAAGAGCCATCCACTGCTTTGAATCCCGTGTTCACCGTTGGCTGGCAGATTGCCGAGGGGATCCGTGCCCACGCCAAGGACGGCCATAGGGTTTCTGCCAAGGAGGCCAAGGAACGGGCCACGGAAGCGCTGCGAAAGGTGGGCATTCCGGACCCCGAGACCCGCGTCAACTACTACCCACACCAGTTTTCCGGCGGGCAGAAGCAGCGCGTGGTGATTGCCGCCGCGTTGGCATTGAACCCTGGCCTGATTGTGGCCGACGAACCAACGACAGCCCTGGACGTCACAGTGCAGGCGGAAATCCTGCAGCTACTCCGGGACTTGCGGGACAACTACGGCACATCCATCGTGTTGATCACCCACAACATGGGCGTCGTGGCCGACCTCGCAGACCGCGTGGTGGTCATGTACCAGGGCGACGTGGTGGAAGAAGCGTCCTCAAGGGTGCTGTTCGCGGAACCGAAGCAGGACTACACGAAAAAGCTCCTCGCCGCGGTGCCGCACCTGGGCCGGAATTCAGCCTCTGAAGGCGCCCGCGGTCGGTTGCATCAGGATGGCAAGATCCTCGTCGAAGCGAAGAACCTCACCATTGAATACCCCGGCCGGTTTGGCCGTCATGGCTTCAAAGCCGTGGACAACGTCAGCTTCACGGTCTCGGAGAACGAGGTTTTTGGCTTAGTGGGCGAGTCCGGTTCCGGAAAGTCCACCATTGGCCGGGCAATCGCAGGCCTTAACCGGACAACGGGCGGCAGCCTGAAAGTCCTCGGCTACGAGATGCTGGACTTCAAGGAGCGCACCTTCCGTCCGCTGCGGAAGGAGATCGGCTTTGTTTTCCAGGACCCGGCCGCTTCCTTCAACCCTCATCTCACCATCGGCGAGTGCGTGGCCGAGCCGCTGATTATCCACACGAAGCCCAGCGCGGCTGAGGCGCGGAAAAAGGTAGGCGAGCTGCTTGAGTCAGTCCAGTTGCCGGCGTCGTACGCGCAACGCTACCCGCACGAGCTGTCCGGTGGACAACGGCAGCGGGCCTCGCTTGCGAGATCGTTGGCGCTCAATCCGCGTCTGCTGATTGCCGACGAACCAACCTCTGCGCTGGACGTCTCAGTGCAGGCCAAGGTGCTGGACTTGTTCAAGGACATCCAGGAGCAGTTCGGCTTCGCGGCGCTCTTCATCAGCCACGACCTCGCAGTGGTGGACATGCTCTCGCACTGGGTTGGCGTGCTGTACAAGGGCCAGTTGGTGGAGCAGGGCATCGGGAACCATGTGATGGGCTCGCCCCAGCATGATTACACCAAACGGCTGATCGCCTCCTTGCCGGTTCCGGACCCTGATGAACAAGCACGACGCCGGGAGGCCCACCGGGCGCTGTTGGGCGGCTAG
- a CDS encoding ABC transporter permease, whose amino-acid sequence MTTVIEVPEAEPGIVAPRSKSKAGGGLGKYIVIRFFLIIPTVFILVTLVFFLMRVIGDPITAAQGGRLPPDVLAQRIHDAGYDRPVLIQYFEYLGQLITGNFGTTITDRRPVVEVLTTFGAATLELSINALIVALAVGIPFGLIAAQHRDKSSDAVLRFFAILCYATPVFFSGLLLKLTFSVWLGWFPVAGRASTRTELSMSSLGAPSGIYWLDALRSGNFAALGDVASHAVLPAVALGLLTAGVFLRLVRTNVIGTLGKDYIEAGRSRGVSEFRLVTKHAYKPALIPIITVMGLQIALMLGGAILTETTFEWKGLGYQLVQYLNARDFVAVQGIVVLLAIIVAVTNFIVDIIAALIDPRVRY is encoded by the coding sequence ATGACAACAGTTATAGAGGTACCCGAGGCGGAGCCCGGGATAGTAGCTCCCAGGAGCAAGTCCAAGGCCGGGGGAGGCCTTGGAAAGTACATCGTGATCCGGTTCTTCCTGATCATCCCCACCGTCTTCATTCTGGTGACGTTGGTCTTCTTCCTGATGAGGGTCATTGGAGACCCCATCACTGCTGCCCAGGGCGGACGCCTCCCACCGGATGTCCTGGCACAGCGGATCCACGATGCCGGTTATGACCGTCCCGTTCTGATCCAGTACTTCGAATACCTTGGCCAACTGATCACAGGCAACTTTGGCACGACGATCACCGACCGCCGTCCCGTCGTGGAGGTACTCACCACCTTTGGGGCCGCAACACTCGAACTTTCGATCAACGCCCTGATCGTGGCGCTCGCAGTCGGCATCCCGTTCGGACTCATCGCAGCCCAACACCGCGACAAGAGCTCCGACGCCGTGCTGAGGTTCTTCGCGATTCTTTGCTATGCCACACCCGTGTTTTTCTCGGGCCTGCTTCTCAAGCTGACCTTTTCAGTGTGGCTCGGATGGTTCCCGGTAGCAGGACGCGCCTCCACACGCACGGAATTGAGCATGAGCAGCCTGGGAGCTCCATCAGGCATCTACTGGTTGGACGCGCTCCGCAGCGGCAACTTTGCTGCTCTTGGAGACGTTGCGTCCCACGCTGTCCTGCCAGCCGTAGCCCTGGGTTTGCTGACCGCCGGGGTTTTCCTGCGGCTGGTACGGACCAACGTCATTGGCACGCTGGGAAAGGACTACATTGAGGCTGGCCGGTCCCGGGGCGTCAGTGAGTTCCGGCTGGTTACCAAACACGCTTACAAACCGGCACTGATCCCCATCATCACTGTCATGGGCCTGCAAATTGCGCTCATGCTCGGCGGCGCCATCCTGACCGAGACAACCTTCGAGTGGAAGGGGCTGGGGTACCAGCTGGTGCAATACCTCAATGCCCGTGACTTTGTGGCTGTCCAAGGCATTGTCGTGCTGCTGGCCATCATCGTCGCCGTGACCAACTTCATCGTGGACATCATTGCCGCGCTCATCGATCCCCGAGTGAGGTACTGA
- a CDS encoding DUF58 domain-containing protein: MAITGRFVLLAVAGLVPLLLFPAWSTVLLVAIGLLLFLTLDLVLAASPAKLGLVRQQPGNVTLESHVDSVLTVTNLGRRKLRAMVRDGWQPSAGALNPAQPLDVPPGERRRMTVSLVPRRRGDLESPHVTIRSYGPLRLAARQRTRALPGRLRVLPPFHSKRHLPSKLRKLRELDGRAAVQIRGAGTEFDSLRDYVRGDDVRSIDWRATARRTSVVVRTWRPERDRRVVIVLDTSRTAAARIDDEPRLDTWIEAALLLAVLAERGGDRVDFLAYDRMLRARVESASKGNLLAQLVQSMATLEAELIELDWQQIPGQVRAVSAHRSLVVLLTALDGGAPEEGLLPMVAQLVRQHVVVVASVRDPLLAAMKAGRSTASQVFRAAAAERALLERAAVTEQLRQLGAEVVDAEPSEVPPLLADTYIRLKAAGRL, encoded by the coding sequence ATGGCCATCACGGGTCGTTTTGTGTTGCTGGCAGTTGCCGGGCTGGTTCCGTTGCTGCTGTTTCCCGCGTGGAGCACGGTGCTGCTCGTCGCTATCGGACTGCTGCTGTTCCTGACCCTTGACCTTGTCCTGGCGGCTTCCCCAGCCAAACTGGGCTTGGTACGTCAGCAACCGGGCAACGTCACTTTGGAGAGTCACGTTGATTCCGTCCTCACGGTAACCAACCTGGGCCGCAGGAAGCTGCGGGCGATGGTCCGGGATGGTTGGCAACCTTCCGCTGGAGCCCTTAACCCAGCCCAGCCGCTGGACGTTCCACCTGGCGAACGTCGCCGCATGACGGTGTCCCTGGTGCCACGGCGCCGCGGGGATCTTGAGAGCCCACACGTCACGATCCGCTCCTATGGGCCCTTGCGGCTGGCTGCCCGGCAGCGAACAAGGGCACTTCCCGGGCGGCTTCGAGTGCTCCCGCCCTTCCATTCCAAGCGGCATCTGCCATCGAAACTACGCAAGCTGCGCGAACTTGATGGCAGGGCCGCTGTGCAGATCCGGGGCGCGGGAACGGAGTTCGATTCCCTGCGGGACTACGTTCGTGGCGATGACGTTCGTTCCATTGACTGGCGTGCAACCGCACGTCGCACATCTGTGGTGGTGCGTACCTGGCGTCCGGAACGGGACAGGCGGGTTGTGATCGTTCTGGACACATCGCGAACCGCAGCGGCCAGGATTGACGACGAGCCGAGGCTCGATACTTGGATTGAGGCTGCGCTGCTGCTCGCGGTTCTGGCGGAACGGGGCGGGGATCGGGTTGACTTCCTCGCCTACGACCGGATGCTCCGCGCGAGGGTCGAATCTGCTTCGAAAGGCAATCTCCTGGCCCAACTCGTTCAATCCATGGCGACGTTGGAGGCCGAGCTCATCGAACTGGACTGGCAGCAGATCCCAGGCCAGGTGCGGGCTGTCTCGGCACACCGCTCTCTTGTGGTGCTTTTGACAGCCCTCGACGGCGGCGCCCCCGAGGAAGGCCTTCTCCCCATGGTGGCCCAACTGGTCCGCCAGCACGTAGTGGTGGTCGCATCTGTCCGGGACCCCTTGCTGGCAGCCATGAAAGCCGGACGTTCCACCGCCAGCCAGGTTTTCCGTGCCGCCGCCGCGGAACGCGCACTCCTGGAACGCGCTGCCGTCACAGAACAACTGCGGCAACTCGGCGCTGAAGTGGTGGACGCCGAACCCTCTGAGGTCCCTCCCCTGCTGGCTGACACCTACATCCGGCTAAAAGCGGCCGGACGGCTCTAG
- a CDS encoding DUF4129 domain-containing protein — MSQALLHVIPALAGTEPPVSPDRDEARRWAEEELSKAQYAQARPSWLDQLWRDFLDWLSSLDGDGTSPAGNIAVPLIIALAVVLIVVAIFVVRPRLNATRKTSVAGIYGKDSVVDAATYRKLALAAADDGDWASAVVDQFRALVRSAEERDVIEARAGRTADEAANHLGQAFAPAQLRLVDAAGLFDAVRYGEQAATRSDYDELRKLDTDLLALTPDFSGQYQQGFAVPR; from the coding sequence ATGAGTCAAGCCTTACTCCATGTCATTCCCGCTTTGGCCGGCACTGAGCCGCCGGTGAGTCCGGACCGGGACGAAGCACGTCGTTGGGCCGAGGAGGAACTATCCAAGGCGCAGTATGCCCAAGCCCGGCCCAGTTGGCTGGACCAGCTTTGGCGCGACTTCCTGGACTGGCTCAGCTCCCTGGACGGGGACGGAACTTCCCCGGCCGGCAACATCGCTGTTCCCCTCATCATTGCCTTGGCTGTGGTACTCATTGTGGTGGCTATCTTCGTAGTCCGTCCCAGGCTGAATGCAACGCGAAAAACCTCGGTTGCCGGCATTTACGGCAAGGACTCGGTTGTGGACGCTGCCACATATCGGAAGCTCGCTTTGGCCGCGGCCGACGACGGCGACTGGGCGTCCGCCGTCGTCGATCAGTTCCGGGCCTTGGTGCGCTCCGCGGAGGAGCGCGATGTTATTGAAGCGCGGGCTGGACGGACGGCCGATGAAGCCGCTAATCACTTGGGCCAGGCCTTCGCTCCCGCCCAGCTCCGGCTTGTTGATGCCGCCGGCCTGTTTGATGCGGTCCGCTACGGAGAACAGGCCGCGACACGCTCGGATTATGATGAGCTGCGCAAGCTGGATACAGACCTCCTGGCCCTGACACCTGACTTCAGCGGCCAGTACCAACAGGGATTCGCGGTGCCGCGATGA
- a CDS encoding MoxR family ATPase, translating to MSNQPNSYTDSNYQYSGGAAHQGVEDPARQSLLNVRTEVGKAVVGQDPTVTGMLIALLCDGHVLLEGVPGVAKTLLVRALSTALSLETKRVQFTPDLMPGDVTGSLVYDSHSSEFTFREGPVFTNILLADEINRTPPKTQASLLEAMEERQVSVDGVSRPLPAPFIVAATQNPVEYEGTYPLPEAQLDRFLLKLTMPLPGRAEEIEVIRRHAGGFDPRNLAAAGVRPVAGAVELSNARAAVAQVAVAPEILAYIVDVVRATRSAPSFQLGVSPRGATALLNTSKAWAWLSGRPFVTPDDVKALSLPCLRHRVGLRPEAQMDGIHVDDVLGSILASVPVPR from the coding sequence ATGAGCAACCAGCCGAACAGCTATACGGACAGCAACTACCAATACTCCGGAGGGGCGGCCCATCAGGGGGTGGAGGATCCTGCCCGGCAGTCCCTGTTGAACGTCCGGACCGAGGTTGGGAAGGCCGTGGTGGGGCAGGATCCCACAGTGACCGGGATGCTCATCGCCCTTCTCTGCGACGGCCATGTCCTGCTGGAAGGCGTGCCCGGAGTCGCCAAGACCCTGTTGGTCCGGGCGTTGTCAACTGCCCTGAGCCTGGAAACCAAGCGCGTACAGTTCACCCCGGATCTCATGCCCGGAGACGTCACGGGTTCCTTGGTGTATGACTCGCATTCATCGGAATTCACTTTCCGGGAAGGGCCTGTATTCACGAACATCCTGCTGGCCGATGAAATAAACCGAACGCCACCCAAGACGCAGGCCTCGCTCCTGGAAGCAATGGAGGAACGCCAGGTTTCCGTAGACGGCGTGTCCAGGCCGCTGCCGGCACCCTTCATCGTGGCAGCCACCCAGAATCCCGTCGAATACGAAGGAACCTACCCCCTGCCCGAGGCCCAATTGGACAGATTCCTCCTCAAACTGACCATGCCTTTGCCGGGCAGGGCCGAGGAAATCGAAGTGATCCGCCGGCACGCGGGCGGCTTCGATCCCCGAAACCTCGCCGCAGCCGGCGTGCGGCCGGTGGCTGGCGCCGTCGAGCTTTCCAATGCCCGCGCGGCTGTGGCTCAAGTGGCCGTCGCCCCGGAAATCCTGGCCTACATTGTGGACGTAGTCCGGGCCACCAGATCAGCCCCTTCCTTCCAACTGGGCGTCTCCCCTCGAGGCGCTACTGCTCTTTTGAACACGTCAAAGGCATGGGCCTGGTTGTCCGGGCGGCCCTTCGTGACGCCGGACGACGTCAAAGCGTTATCGTTGCCTTGCCTCAGGCACCGGGTAGGCCTGCGTCCTGAGGCCCAGATGGATGGCATCCACGTTGACGACGTCCTGGGCAGCATCCTCGCGTCCGTTCCGGTGCCTCGTTGA
- a CDS encoding ABC transporter permease, which translates to MSTPSLTAPKQPLFSRLPVVSHLRKSVGLQRGMLVVGVVLSGLFLLTSIFAPLLAPYGYSQLSDASGSFPTQQAPGGKHLLGTTVGGYDVLSRVLWGSQTAVTVIIVSVAMSLFLGVALGLLSGYFGGWLDRILVVVADAIYAFPTLLLAIVISIVISRGQSSFWGGIFSCAFSITVVFVPQYFRVIRAETIRLKAEPFVESAKVLGASSLRIIGRHIFKNATRTLPLMFTLNASEAILTLAGLGFLGFGIEPTSAAEWGFDLNKALADTSSGIWWTGVFPGIAIVLTVLGLTLVGESINDLNDPRIRGRKRAGTTKSPATPTSSEAGKP; encoded by the coding sequence ATGAGCACTCCTTCACTGACTGCTCCCAAGCAGCCCCTCTTCTCCCGGCTTCCGGTGGTGTCCCACCTCAGGAAAAGCGTTGGCCTCCAACGCGGCATGCTGGTCGTGGGCGTTGTCCTCAGTGGATTGTTCCTGCTGACAAGCATTTTCGCCCCGCTTCTGGCCCCCTACGGCTACTCCCAACTCAGTGATGCGTCCGGTTCCTTCCCCACCCAACAGGCACCGGGTGGCAAGCACCTGCTTGGTACCACTGTGGGCGGTTATGACGTCCTGTCCCGTGTCCTGTGGGGATCCCAGACGGCCGTGACCGTCATCATCGTGTCCGTGGCAATGTCGCTTTTCCTCGGCGTCGCACTGGGCCTGCTCAGCGGCTACTTCGGCGGCTGGTTGGACAGGATCCTTGTAGTAGTGGCGGACGCCATCTATGCGTTCCCCACCCTGCTTTTGGCAATCGTCATCTCGATTGTGATCAGCCGTGGCCAGTCCAGTTTCTGGGGCGGTATTTTCTCTTGTGCCTTCTCCATCACAGTGGTGTTCGTGCCTCAGTATTTCCGGGTCATCCGCGCTGAAACCATTCGGCTCAAGGCAGAGCCTTTCGTCGAGTCGGCCAAGGTCCTGGGTGCGTCCAGCCTCCGTATCATCGGACGGCACATCTTCAAGAACGCAACGCGCACCTTGCCCCTGATGTTCACCCTCAATGCCTCCGAGGCGATCCTGACGCTTGCCGGCCTTGGCTTCCTGGGTTTCGGCATCGAGCCAACGTCCGCTGCAGAATGGGGCTTTGACCTGAACAAGGCGCTGGCCGATACCTCCTCCGGCATCTGGTGGACAGGTGTCTTCCCGGGTATCGCAATCGTGCTGACGGTCCTTGGCCTGACCCTGGTTGGCGAAAGCATCAACGACCTCAACGATCCCCGGATCCGTGGACGCAAGCGCGCAGGGACAACGAAATCCCCGGCAACTCCAACATCTTCAGAGGCAGGTAAGCCATGA
- a CDS encoding DUF4166 domain-containing protein: MNEPIYRLALGNDFTKLAPELQEYFSLAAGSGSYGIGEGVFDVVGCQQKWLRPLLALTGSEEAFFPEYGEGIPFRIENHAHVDPFGRQALTARREIYFPSGTRLFHDTTSAITTPQAGSATPAPIRLVDHVGRYRRLVTDLDVNVTPNGRLRGVSKASRLFLGPLRIPLPAALDARAFAEQWWDENEGKHRIQVKVIQPQIGVVLVYAGRFDYRLAPYLPGAAQGTALPRYAEPDRWEKRI, from the coding sequence ATGAACGAACCTATCTACCGGTTGGCCCTGGGCAATGATTTCACCAAGCTGGCCCCCGAACTCCAGGAGTACTTCTCCCTCGCGGCAGGCTCCGGCTCATATGGAATCGGCGAAGGGGTCTTTGACGTCGTGGGCTGCCAGCAAAAATGGCTGCGTCCTTTGCTGGCCCTGACGGGGAGCGAAGAGGCCTTCTTCCCTGAATACGGCGAAGGCATCCCGTTCCGGATTGAGAACCATGCCCACGTGGATCCCTTTGGCCGGCAAGCCCTCACGGCACGGCGTGAAATCTACTTCCCATCCGGGACACGGTTGTTCCACGACACCACGAGCGCTATCACCACGCCGCAGGCCGGCTCCGCCACGCCCGCACCGATCCGGTTAGTGGACCATGTTGGCCGTTACCGCCGCCTCGTGACGGACCTTGACGTAAATGTCACGCCCAACGGCCGGCTGCGGGGCGTATCGAAAGCCAGCCGGCTCTTCCTGGGCCCACTGCGCATTCCATTGCCGGCGGCGCTGGATGCAAGGGCCTTCGCGGAGCAATGGTGGGACGAGAACGAGGGCAAGCACCGGATCCAGGTCAAGGTCATCCAACCCCAGATCGGCGTAGTGCTGGTCTATGCCGGCCGCTTCGATTACCGGTTGGCGCCCTACCTGCCCGGGGCCGCCCAAGGCACAGCGCTCCCCCGCTATGCAGAACCGGATCGCTGGGAAAAGAGGATCTAG